The genomic window AACCTTTTGCCAATGTTCCACCGTTACTTTAGGCTCGTGTCCCATCTTCACTGCCGTGTTAGCTGCTTTTGCTAACTGGTTGACGTTGTTGCCCAACTTCGCCAGCTGCTCGTAAGTGGCGATCGCGATTTCGCTTTTGGGTTGGGGCAGCGGTTTTCTAGAGCAGCACGTCGCACCAATTCACTCAAAGTTAGTCCAGAGGCGATCGCTTTTTGACTGACTGCTGCGTATTCGTCTTCGGTGAATCGGATGCGTACCATCCGAGTCCGCTTTGGTTTTGGTTTGGTCACGCGGGCATTACCTCCAGGGGAACCCCTTCTGGCAAGCTGCCGCCGACCCGATGATAACACGCTCTACGGAGAAAATG from Chroococcidiopsis sp. SAG 2025 includes these protein-coding regions:
- the mobC gene encoding plasmid mobilization relaxosome protein MobC → MGNNVNQLAKAANTAVKMGHEPKVTVEHWQKVYQTIKQLGLEIVGDR
- a CDS encoding plasmid mobilization protein — protein: MVRIRFTEDEYAAVSQKAIASGLTLSELVRRAALENRCPNPKAKSRSPLTSSWRSWATTSTS